CCGCCCGCGTCCGATACGCCGGCTCCGAGACGAGCCCTGCGCAGGGCCCGAGGCAGGTGCCAAAATCGAAGCGCGGGCACGCGGCGCGAATCGGATCGGTGAAGAGATCCTGCTGGTCGGCATAGTGGACCGGCATGTCGGCGCGGCAGTCGCGAATGCCGAGGAGGTCTGTCAGGACTCGCGCCGCGTCGAGGGTGCGGGCGCGCGACGGGAAGGGGCCGTAGATGCGGCCGCGATAGCGCTCGGGAGCCGCCGTGGAGACCAGCCGCGGTGCCCGTTCGTCGGTGACCACCAGGAAGCCGGCGGCCTTGTTGCGATTCATCGCCACGTTGAAGGGCGGCCGGAATTTCCGGATCAGCTCCAGTTCCGTCAGCGCGGCGGCGAATTCGCTCGGGGTGGGATCGATCCGGATATCACTCGCCGCATGGAGAATGCGGGCCCCCTTGTCTTCGGGGTAGGATGCCCGAAAGTACGACAGCAGCCTGGTGCGCAGCGCTTTCGCCTTGCCGACGTACAACACGCGGCCATCGGCGCCGAGCATCCGGTAAGTGCCCGGACGATCGTCGGCAAGCCGCTTGACCCGGAAGCGCAGCGCCTCGAGGTCGGTGGCGGGGAGGGGAAGCGCGAGGGAGCGCATGCCTGAAGATAGCGAACAGCGAACTGCGAACCGCGAACCGGGCCCCTCCGCCGCTCGCCGCTCGCTGGTCGCCGTTCGCCGCCTACGTCTGACACCTCCAACACAACACCGTCCCCCGGGCATCGATGTCGTGGGTCATCACGAGCCGGGTGCCGCAGACCTTGCACGGCTCCCCTTCACGGCCGTACACGTAGAGCTCCAACTGGAAGTTGCCCGGGGCGCCGGTGGAGGAGACGTAGTCGCGGAAGGTGGTCCCCTCGCTGGCGATGGCGGCGTCGAGAATCCGGACGACGTGGCCGTGGAGGGCGCGCAGCTTCTCGACCGGGACCTTGTTCGCGGGCTTCGATGGATCGATCCCGGCCGCGAAGAGCGCCTCGGTCGCGTAGATGTTGCCGACCCCAACCACGACGCGCTGGTCCATCAGCACCTTCTTGATCGCCGCGCGCGACTTCGCGAGCCGAGCGGCAAACAACGCTGGCGTGAACGCCGGGTCGAGCGGCTCGGGGCCGAGGCGCGCCTCGTAGGCGGCCCACGCGGCGGCATCGCACCAGCGCAGCGTCCCGATGCGGCGCACGTCGCGGTAGACCAGCAGCGAGCCGTCGTCGAGCGTGCACACCAGCACGGCGTAGTGATCCTCATCCTCCGACATTGGCCGGTCGTACACGAGCAGGGAGCCGGTCATCCCCGGTTGCACGGCGAGCAGCTTGGTGTCGGTGTGGAGGAGGGCGTGCTTCGCGCGGCGGGTCACGTCGCTGATCGTGCGCCCCGCGAGGCCGCGAAGCAGCACGCCCTTCGTCACCCCGTCGAGGACGTTGTCGTGGCGGAGCGCCACCGACTCGATGCGTCGCCCGACGAGGCGGGCGCGCAGCTGGCGAACGAGGGTTTCGACTTCTGGCAGTTCAGGCATCTGAATCGATGATCGATGATCGATGATCGATCATCGATTCGCCTCGCGCCAGCCGATGTCGCGTCGGTACTGTTTCCCTGCAAACTGGATCGCCTCGGCGGCCGCGCGGCTCCGCGCCTGCGCCTCGGCGAATGTCGGCGCGACGGCGGTGACCGCGAGCACCCGACCGCCGTTGGTGACGAGCGTGCCGTTGCCCTGCTGCGCCGTGCCGGCGTGATAGACGGTGACGCCCTCGCCGAGGTCGGCAGGGATGGTGATCGCGTCGCCCTTCCGGCTCGACTCCGGGTAGCCGGCACTCGCCAGCACCGTGGTGACAGCCGCGTCGCTGTGGAGATCAAGCGCGGGGAGTGGCTCACCCTTCGCGGCCGCGTCGAACAACGCCGTGAGCCCCGAGCGGACCAGCGGGAGCACCACCTCCGTCTCGGGATCGCCGAGGCGGCAATTGAACTCCACCACGTTGGGCGTGCCGTCGGGATGCAGCATGATGCCGGCGTAGAGGACGCCGCGGAACGACGCGCCGCGGCGCTCGAGCTCGCGGAGCGTCGGCAGCAACACCTCATGCTCGATCCGCGCCATCGCCTGGGGCGTCGCAATCGCGACCGGTGTGTAGGCGCCCATGCCGCCGGTGTTGGGGCCGGTGTCGCCTTCGCCGATCCGCTTGTGGTCCTGCGCCGGCGGGAGGATGCGCACCTCACGGCCGTTGGTCACCGCCAGTACCGACAGCTCCTCGCCCTCGAGAAATGCCTCGATCACCACCACGTCGCCGGCCGCGCCAAGCTGATGCGCGCCCATCATCGCCTGCAACGCATCGCGCGCCTCGGCGCGCGTGGCACAGACCACCGCGCCCTTCCCGGCGGCGAGCCCCGACGCCTTCACGACCAGCGGTTCGGCGTGTGCGTCCACGTACGCCAGTGCCGCGGCGAGATCGTTGAAGGTGGCGCTCGCGGCGGTCGGGACGCCGGCGGCGAGCATCACATCCTTGGAGAACGCCTTCGACGACTCGATCTGGGCGGCGGCCGCCACCGGGCCGAAGACGATGCGCCCCTCGGCGCGGAGCCGGTCCGCCAACCCGAGCGCCAGCGGCACCTCGGGACCGACCACCACGAGGTCGATGGCGTGCGCGTCGGTGGCATCGGCCAGGCGGTCGATGTCATCGGCGGCGATCGGGAGATTGGTGGCGAAGGCCGCGGTGCCGGGATTCCCCGGCGCGACGTAGATCTGGTTGGACGGATCGTCCTGCAGGAGCGCGAGGGCGAGCGCATGTTCGCGCCCGCCCCCGCCAACGACCAGCAGCCTCACGCGGAGCCCTTCGCGCGCGCTTCCTGAAAGGCTTCCTTGGCGCGTTCGGTGGCCCGCTTGGCCGCGTTCTTCAGGTGTTCGCCCACTTCCTTGATCTCCTGCTTGTAGTGCTCCTTGGCGTCGTGCATGTCGTCGCGCAGCGGCCGCTCCGCCTGCTCGGTGCCACGCCGGACGTACTCGCCGCGCAGGATCCGCTCGTAGTCGCCACTCTGCACCCACTTCTGCACCTCGGCGGCGCGGACGACGTTCATCGGATGGGTCAGCGCGAGCGTGCTGAGGATCTTGTAGACCACGTCGAGTCCGTCGTTCGAGGACGCGTACTCGTTGGCCTGCACCATGAAGGGCTCGAGGTTGAGGTCGCCCGGGCGGATGTTCGTCGTGTTGCCGCCGCCGGCCATCTTCATGAAGAGGCGCATCGTCGCCTGCAGGTCCTGTGAGCCGAGCAGCGAGGCGCGGTCGGCCGACAGCTCCGACTTCCGCGACCACTCGAGGAACGCAAACTTCACCGGCAGCAGGATGATCGAGGCGAGCATGGGCAACGCGCCGAGGCTCACCATCACCATGATCGCCGCGATGGTGCGGTAGAGTGAATGCCCGCTGATCACGTGGCCAAGTTCGTGCGCCAGCAGGACGCGCTGCTCCTCGGTGTCGAGCAACTCGAGCGCCGACGAGTGGATCACGATGAACGGATCGTCGATGCCGTACGCGCCGGCGTTGAAGATCGGCGTCTGGGTGACATAGAGCTCGGGAATCGTTTCCCACCCGAAGGTGGAACAGTTCTCGACATGCAGCGCCCAGAGGAGCGGGAACTGGGTGGGGCCGACGCGGACCGCATTGCCCTGGAAGAGGAGGCGGATGCCGCGCTCGCCGCCGAGCATGCCGAGAATCTTGCGAATCACCTCGTCGACACCGGGGACGGCGCGGAGGGTCTGCAGGGCGGC
The window above is part of the Gemmatimonadota bacterium genome. Proteins encoded here:
- a CDS encoding nuclease, which translates into the protein MRSLALPLPATDLEALRFRVKRLADDRPGTYRMLGADGRVLYVGKAKALRTRLLSYFRASYPEDKGARILHAASDIRIDPTPSEFAAALTELELIRKFRPPFNVAMNRNKAAGFLVVTDERAPRLVSTAAPERYRGRIYGPFPSRARTLDAARVLTDLLGIRDCRADMPVHYADQQDLFTDPIRAACPRFDFGTCLGPCAGLVSEPAYRTRADLAAAFCEGRSIQPIDRVVVSMTERADDGDFERAAYWRGKFESLEWLMAAVARSRASLEALSFVYRDPGARGDARAFVIVRGEVRACYPDPVSPIEREAFAGVVTTELAKPPEPIGRVSPERLHQRLLVMSWFRNRPNAWRWTVPLGEWGGMAIDDR
- the mutM gene encoding bifunctional DNA-formamidopyrimidine glycosylase/DNA-(apurinic or apyrimidinic site) lyase — encoded protein: MPELPEVETLVRQLRARLVGRRIESVALRHDNVLDGVTKGVLLRGLAGRTISDVTRRAKHALLHTDTKLLAVQPGMTGSLLVYDRPMSEDEDHYAVLVCTLDDGSLLVYRDVRRIGTLRWCDAAAWAAYEARLGPEPLDPAFTPALFAARLAKSRAAIKKVLMDQRVVVGVGNIYATEALFAAGIDPSKPANKVPVEKLRALHGHVVRILDAAIASEGTTFRDYVSSTGAPGNFQLELYVYGREGEPCKVCGTRLVMTHDIDARGTVLCWRCQT
- the purD gene encoding phosphoribosylamine--glycine ligase; the encoded protein is MRLLVVGGGGREHALALALLQDDPSNQIYVAPGNPGTAAFATNLPIAADDIDRLADATDAHAIDLVVVGPEVPLALGLADRLRAEGRIVFGPVAAAAQIESSKAFSKDVMLAAGVPTAASATFNDLAAALAYVDAHAEPLVVKASGLAAGKGAVVCATRAEARDALQAMMGAHQLGAAGDVVVIEAFLEGEELSVLAVTNGREVRILPPAQDHKRIGEGDTGPNTGGMGAYTPVAIATPQAMARIEHEVLLPTLRELERRGASFRGVLYAGIMLHPDGTPNVVEFNCRLGDPETEVVLPLVRSGLTALFDAAAKGEPLPALDLHSDAAVTTVLASAGYPESSRKGDAITIPADLGEGVTVYHAGTAQQGNGTLVTNGGRVLAVTAVAPTFAEAQARSRAAAEAIQFAGKQYRRDIGWREANR
- a CDS encoding M48 family metallopeptidase; this translates as MTSLPAARPRIALPEIAAVAWEHPADRAALQTLRAVPGVDEVIRKILGMLGGERGIRLLFQGNAVRVGPTQFPLLWALHVENCSTFGWETIPELYVTQTPIFNAGAYGIDDPFIVIHSSALELLDTEEQRVLLAHELGHVISGHSLYRTIAAIMVMVSLGALPMLASIILLPVKFAFLEWSRKSELSADRASLLGSQDLQATMRLFMKMAGGGNTTNIRPGDLNLEPFMVQANEYASSNDGLDVVYKILSTLALTHPMNVVRAAEVQKWVQSGDYERILRGEYVRRGTEQAERPLRDDMHDAKEHYKQEIKEVGEHLKNAAKRATERAKEAFQEARAKGSA